GCCTCTGCTTTCACTTGGTTTTTACTCTTAGAAACACGCATGCcacgatgacgatgatgatttCGTAACCATGACACGTAAGCATGCAGTACACACAAACATGTGGTATTCACGCAATCCAGAGCGACAACGGCGAGTCCGCCCAATCAATTTCAATCGAACGAGATTCAACGCCAGTTGAATTACAAATGAGACTTTCCATCCTCACTTTTGATGGAAAATCTCAAAAAACATAGAAGACTTCAAGATGTCGTTTTGGCATCAACCATCATGCAAAGATTTTGCATGCTATGTCATGTCTATTAAATGTTAGAATACCGTGCAAATCTACACATCTCACAAAATATCTACCCAAAGCAAAGCTAAAACGGATCCAAACTATAAAAGGTCAAAAAAACATCATATTTGACCAAACCAAAGTAAATCCTGCAACCTTGCTgtgcaaattaaaaacaatttaagcaAATATAAGACAATCACACACTGATTCTGAGCGAAAAGCTTGTTGAAATGCTGAAGATGCAAATGAAAAGTGTATCTATGGCAACGGTGCCCTCTAGGAAGACGAGCTGACACAAGGTACTGCAACCAGTACAGCTTTGACGTTCATGTCAGTCAAATAAGCCATGAGAGTGATGGAATACACAATCCAAGCATGATAGATAAACATGAACAATGTTTACATTGCAACCACGTCCTTTTCCTACAAAACTATTTCAACCCCGATCGGTTAATAACGACGAAATCCATTCCGCCTCCATGTGACAAAACATTTCACTTCGTATAAAATGGAGCACCAAATATTCAAAAGAAGCAGGCAAATTTGTTTTAACATTGTATGCACTTAACTCTTCTATACAGTACATTTGACTCCGCACCACAACACAGTGAATGCGTAAAAATGACAACGTTTGGACCCTAACCACGAAATGTAGACGTTTGTTTTTGCTCTTGTGTGATACCTGTTCGGATGCGAGGTGGGAAGCATGAACTGGAACTCCACTATGCACGTGTTGTCCTTCAACTGCCGATGCTGCACGCTGTTCAGCTCGTACGCGATGTACGCTCGCCGCACGTAAACCTGGAGGTTGCGCATGTATAGATTATCAAGTCATCTCTAGTGGCTACAGTACATTTAAAGAACATTGAAATTGGACTGACTGCTAAGGTAAAATCATCTCACCTCCAGGGCGGCCATTCGGACAACCTGATTACTGTGGTAGAAGAAGTTGGGCAAAACGTCAAAGATGGAAGTTTCGGAAAGGATCAGTTTCTGGAAGGCAAACGCTCCGTGGTCAATAGATAGCAAAAAAAATCGCAAGGCAATGTGTAGGTGGCTCACCTGTAAGTTCTCAATGCAGAATTGGTGGCCGTACATATCAATGGCAGAGAGGAAGATGGACTCCACCTGGTTGTGGCGGAGCTCATAAGAGGGGAGGTGAGATGCAATCAACACCTGCGGGGAAGGAATTTGTCCATCCATGATTTCATAGCTCATTGAATTTTATGATCTTGGTACATTGGCTCTTCTATGTTCACACCGCGCTTCATATAAATGGGTATATTTCAACTCATTTGCTCGAAAACCTTTGCTGTCTTCTCAGAACTTCAAAAGcttttgcattttattatttattatcaatTCAATAGAACTGGGCGACTAGTCAGGCGAATCAAAAACAACGTTCTCGCAAATGAGGCTTTTGATAAAATGTGCTCTTTTGTGCAATCAGTCgctgaatgaaaatgatttttacgGTAACACCACCGAATGTTTTCATTGGCGTTGTTTCCGTGTGAAAAGACCAACCTGCCGTGCACGGAGCGCCACTTTGGCATTAGTTGTCTTGCTAAGTTGGGTGAATTCAGTCAACATAGCCATAAGTTCTTCCGTCAGCGTGGGGTCTCGGCCACACAATTGGTCCTCAAGACAAGAGAAGAACATCATTATGCTTAGATACACGTGCACGAGCGGACATACCCAGTCAAGTGACGTTCTATATTAACATATCAAATGgataaaatatgattatataGGCAAACATATATTCCCAAAAGTCACCGTACAAAAGGACACTTACAATCAGCATCGTTACCAGCAGGTTCTTCTTGGTGACTTGGGCATGGGAGAAGATATAGTTGAGCACATTTGCCATGTCACCTTTGTTTTCTTCACGCAGGGCAAAAACACACTTGTCGTAGTGACCTAGCAAATGAGCAAAAATGTTTGTATTGTATCAAACAATACAGAAAACCTGTCGCCGTtgcgatttttcttttttttgtgaaagagCTCCACCTAACGGGACATTAAGGAATGAGATGGCTAAACGGGACTGCAATTTCTCACCATTCTGAAACTGGATCTCTACTTTCAGGTATTGTCTGAGCAAGTCAATCACCACTGCTTTCATGTAACCACGAATCCCACTGCGATACCTGTGAGAAAATCCAGAAGACTTGCTATCAACCTTTTTGTTTTGCATGGCAAACATGAAGTGGAtggcaaaaaaaactgttgGAGTCCAACTTTTTCTTCCACGCTGGCCAATGTAGACGAATGTGAGGGGAAAAGgaaggcgggggggggggactcACTTTTGCACTAGCTGAACAATGCTTTGAGTGTTCATGAAGAAGACTTCTCTCTCAGACTTCTTGTTAAGAGTCGCGGCATGACTATCCAGAATATTTGCAATCTGCAAATGAGAAATGGGAGAATTTAAGTCAATCTCATCTACAGCCAAAAGTCtcacataaaaaaaagtcaaataatatTCAGAATATTCATTTGGAAAAACATtacataaaaaagtgaaataataGTAGTAAGAATGTTCATTTGGAAAAACATCAcataaaaaagtcaaataatagtaagaatgttcatttggaaaaacaacatatttcttCTATAATTGACTAGAAAAAGCAATTACTAGATCACCTTTTTATCATTTCATTGCAGGTGCACTTTGGATACATAGAACAAttatgttgaaatgaaaacaaaatcccACTATTTTTaatcactggaaaaaaaaatttcacCCATTTGCTACGTTTGCTGTGTACTATCACATCCATATATAATCCAATAAAatcgtatatatacacatggtCATGTTATCATGGCCCTCTCTTGTACCAGTTTGCTGTCAAGGAACCTTACTGCCATCTTGTGGCATAACTACAAACTATTTATGCCCTCAGTGATTGTAGTGTTCCCTTTGCTGATTTTCTTTCCTAATAAAATGCTTCATGCCTCACAGATGAAAGGACTcgttgctaaaaaaaattctggatcAGGGCCCATGAGTTAACCTTTGAAGGAATTCAAAGCTTTGGTCGAGCGTAAAATGCAATATGGATGGATCACCTGCTGACTGGGGAACTGGCAGAGCACCGAGGTGATGTTGCTTGCATACTGGGCCATCTCCTTCTTGATGGCTTTCTCCACAGCTGGCGGGATGCGACCTGAGACGCTGGTCATGATGTCCTGAAGCTCCAGCAGTGGCAGCGAGGGGTCGCGCATGGTCTTCATCAGCCTTTCCACCCACTCTTTCAACTATAAAAAGCCAGGCGTTGGAGAAGGAGCTCCGCGAGAACGTCGCCCGGCCACCATCTCACCTTGGTGCCGAAGAAAGGCTCGGGGAGACAGTAGCCGCTCATGACGTGAACCAAGTGGTCCAACGTGTTGTGGAAAACTCGGTGTAGTTTCTCGCCGCGCAGGGCAACAGCCTGGGTAGACGGCAAGATTCCCGTATGCAGCTCTGCCTGGAAAGCACGTTCAAATTCATTTCAGGACGTGATGGTCAATCACCACGGTGCTGACATTgcggggaaaagaaaaaaaaactggtgtaCCTGTTGCACTCGGGAGGGGTCGTCCAGTTGAAGTTTGGCGATGACACAACCAGGCTCCAGCGAGGCTCCAGCTCTCTTGACATAATGAATACAACCGGACTCCGTAGCTGTGAGCGTCATGACCATCTTCATCACCTGTAAATGGACAGCCATCCCCTCAAGAAATGCATATTCCACACTCCGTACGCAACAAGGAGCTACCTCTATTTCGGCATAACACTGTCCAGAAAACACGTGACCGCCATCTTCCACCGTGTATTGCATGATTTTTCCCGCCGAGGGCGATCGCAGGAGCGACGGGTCGTTTTCCTTTTCGAAAACGCAAGTCCTGTTCCCAATCGTGATGCGATACCTGAAAATATCCTCGGTTACCATCACAAAGGTGAGCCATGAATTGTCATTTGTGTGcccactttaaatctcattgtacttgtacaaagacaataaaaggcgttcaattcaatccaatatGGACCTCACCTGTCTACCTCCTCTTTCATGTAGGTAGTGTAGCTGCTACCGTCATAGGACAGTAGCAAGCCTCCATCACTGAGCCGGTGGACGTCCACTTCCACGGTGGAGTTGTTCATGATGAGCACGTAAGAGTTGGGAGACTGGCGAGTCACGGTTAGGACGTACTTAATTCCTTCGTAGATAAGTTCGACGTCCACCGTGTTGAGAAGTGTGTGTGCTGGCAGCACCTGGCCCCTGTGTCAACATGTCAACAAAAATCTAAGTGTTTACTAGCACTCTAAATTTGCACCCAAATCTAAGAGAAAAtgaactgccattgacggcaaaggACATCCAATCCACCTCCACTGGCGAATTGGATTGAAAGTCCATCGCCGTTCTATGCGGGTTCTTCTTTTACTACTACATACTATGTGAATAATGTAAATATTGCCAATAATATTACAAATGAGACCCAATCAGCGCCACAAAAAGAGCATCTACCTATGTGCAGCATTTTATAGCAAAATATTAGTTGACCTTATGATGCATGTAGCTGTTCAAATGGACACATTTCAATTGGGGAAATTCTCTagtccaggggtagggaacctatggctcgggagccacatgtggctctttcgatgggtgcatcttggctaacctgtgagctaaaatatggaacccgctggtgaaagaactgagatactacgtccagtgctgctttagtcttcttttttttgcattagactctgctagaatgcatactcattgattagcaactgcataagaatgttgtcaaaagtattcttttttttccactttaaaagtggtgaaattactcaaataaaagacacccatttacatgtattttgacttttaaattgggagtatggctctcaaggaataacattagaaaatatgaattgtttatggctctcttcgtcaaaaaggttcccgacccctgctctagtccCTATCGGAATGACTGAAATTTGGAAcaattttcaaagtaaaagagaCAAATGCAAAATGACCTTTCCAGAGAATGCAGGAAAATGGACACACTGTTCCTTAGATTAACATCGGCCACATGAAGCGCTCCACTCACCAGTCCGAGCATTGTGTCGGGGCGCTCAGCCTAAAAGCGACAAATACTTGAAGAGAGGCAGGGCGGCAAAATGATCACGTGGATCGCGGGGTTAATGAGACACAATCCTTGCCCTCTCCAAAACTTAACATCATTGAATTGTTGCGGCTAGCGACTGCAAAGCGTCTGTGTGACGCAGGAGCATCTCTACACACCTGCATCTTCTCCGAGATGAGCCTATCAAGCCAGCCCGTGTCAATGCTATTGTGTTGAAAGCTCTCCGTTTCCAGTAGCTTGATGAGGTATTCCACCGTGGTTCTGAAGTCTCCCCTGATGGACAACTCCTTCAAAGCTACAACCATGTTActaggaagaagaaaaaaagatcccAAAATGTGGACAGCATAAGTATTGTTTGCAAAAGCCATTTGGAAATACAGTTGGTAATATCCAATCCACTTACGAGATGGCTTCTTCGCGATTCTCTCCCCAAGAAAAACAGTGTCCAAATTGGGAGTCAGCAAACTCGTGAAGTCCACCAGCAGCCGCGACACTGAAGTAGCCCCACACGTTCTTATTGCTGCGAAAGTTCAGCTCCTGAACTGTACCCGAGCTCGGCTTGAACCCCTACGATCGaacaaaattgcctttaaaaacAATCGGCCAAGGAATGTGGAGAGAAACGTGGTCAAATCGGCATCCAGGTGTGGAAGAAGCATACCTCGTCTGGATTTTCACTGGTGATGCGAGCCGCAATGACGTGTCCACGTGGGGAGGCGACTGTCGACAGACCCTCGAAATCGATGCGAGAGTCTCCCCAGGGCTGCGTGCCGTAAAGCATTCGGATGTCTTTGATTCGGTAAAGGGGGATGCCCATTgcgatctgaaaaaaaaaataagtgcaaTGTGTCCAGAGGAGAAAgggtatttatttcattatccTATTTTCCCCAGTAATTATGTCACGTTGTTTAAGGTATACTGGAGTAATCGATATAACTGTCAATGTGTTACGCTAACAGACACCTAATTAGCCTGTTAGTCTCCATTTTATCGTTATGGCTGATCAACTAAATGTCACCCCAAAATTGTGACTTGTGTTTTTTCGTCCTGTTCATTGTCTATATTTCGGCTGGTGCAAAGTAACGACGTATTCTACTTTTATAACATTATTGGCCTCCGTACACAACCGGCATAGACTACCGACGACGCACGCTTAACCAATTTTGGTTTATTGGCAAATCTCATTTAATCAGTCTAAGCtacttgctgttttttttctcccaaaatgaAGGTGGCTCCAACAGTGATGTGCAATcatctgaaaaaatgcaagactGCCCTTCAGCTTGAGTGGCGCTGACCTAAATACACGCACAATCCACGCATCACGTGACCAATTGCCGCTCCAACTACCGCATCGGCAACAACGACGTCGCTCTCCGGCCGTTGGTTGCCATGGAGACGGGGGCCTCGACTAGCGCCGGGCATTGGAGGCGCTCGAGCGTGAATTTGATCAGAGACGGCCCAAAAATTTGGGCTGTCGTACCATGCGTCTGATTTTCGAGGCGTTACTCACTTGCAGTTGGGCAGCCGGCAAATTGACGTCGGCCACCATTTCAGTGCAGGGATGTTCCACCTGCAGTCGAGGGTTGAGCTCCAGAAAGTAGAAGCTGCCGTCTTGACTATAGAGGTATTCCACTGTTCCCGCACTGACGTAGCCCACCATTTTGGCCAGCTTCACAGCGCACTGGATAGggggtaaaaataataataatttaaaaatctgCTTTAACTTGGTGGTGaatgtttctaaaaaaaaaaaaaaaaatcaaatatttgagcagcagaatacattttccCCATTGTGCTAGCCATTAGCAAtctagctttttttgtttttgtttgaagtCACGTGCTTAATTATGGCGTTTCACACCTTTTCCATATCCTCAAAGACATCCGATGTGGCAATGGTAGCGGGGGCCTCCTCTATGATTTTCTGATGACGGCGCTGCACCGAGCAGTCTCTGCCGAACAAGGAAATGGCATTGCCGTACTGATCTGCCAAGATCTGGACCTCCAAGTGACGGGCGTGCTTGGCCAGCTGCATCACAAACACGGGAGAACCGGGAACTTCGGCCTGCACCTGGAGTGCAAATTGGAAAACGCTCATTTATTTCCATGTCAACTTTACCACCgctcttcatttcaattcacttgTCTGAACAGGTTGGGGAAATCGTCAGCGCAATTGACTTTCCGGATGCCTTTGCCGCCCCCTCCTCCCGAGGCCTTCACCATGACGGGGTACCCGACCTTCTCGGAAGCCTGTCGGCAGAAAAAAGATCAAACTTGTGGCGTAGACGCCACACGGGGCGATACGTAGAGGCTCGGAATGTGGAAGGCGCTTACTTTTAAGCCGCCGTCTACGTGGTGGATGCAGCCGCGCTCGTACACGTCGTGGGGAACGTTTATGATTCGTTTCTTTTGATTGACTTCGGACCATTCCACACTCAGGCCTGGAAGAGACAAAAAGGGGAGAAGATTAGGAGTATAGGAATCCAGCTATATATAGACTtggagcaagggtgtcaaactcgggttgggcCGGTCCATTTTAGGTataatatttaacaaaaaaaatgaatcaaaatccccaaatattcagtttttatagatagaaaacaatgtttatttgagctttttttcctcagtaaGGGAGAaggtcttttaatcatttgtttttaatttcaaaaggaaattatggatttaaaaagggtaaaatccggaaatataatatacaatttactttctcgggctgcacaaaatgttgcggcgggccagatttggcccccaggccgccactttgacacctgtgactcagagcatgtgggagcaaactattccacagcaGTGGGTGCGGGGGTGCCAACCTTTCCACAACTCTGGtatgttacaagtgcaatcagtggattgcagtcaggtgcttcttgtttcagcccaacccccgttgcttcaacggTCTGTGCTGGAACTCTTGGAAAAAAACCCTGCTGCCCTACACCGGCCTTTGAGGACCTGTTTGCTCACCCCTGACTTagagggtaaaaaaatattttaaaacagaaagttggcactcatgatttactttttcgggccgcacagaatgatgcagtgggccagatttggcccccgggccgccactttgacacctgtgtcttaGAGCATGGGTGAGCAAACTATTCGACAAAGAGGATAGCAGTGGGTGCGGGGGTGCCAACCTCTAAAGAAGAAACCTTTGCAACACTATGGTAtggtacaagtgcaatcagtggattgcagtcaggtgcttcttgtttcagcccaacccccgttacTTCAACGGTGTGTGCTGGAACtcttggaataaaaacctgccCCCACAGCGGCCTTTAAGGACACACCCCTGACTTTTTttggccgcacaaaatgatgcagtgggccagatttggcccctgggcaccactttgacacccatgaCCGCCATTGGTTCAAGTGTCAGAGCTGGATCCCTTGGAAGGAAAACctgcccttgaggaccggtttgcccacccgtgACTTatagggtaaaaaaataaaatacaaaacaaaaagaaaaaaaaacataaataataaataaaataaataacaaaatcataatgaatttttttttttttttaaataataataatcataaaaaaataaaaataattgattcTGTAGGAAATGATTACTAGGAGAGTTACCTGTTCCGCTCCATGGCAAGGTGGGGATTCCAGCCGTCTGAGCCACAATAGAGGAAGCAATTTTGTCCCCTAGTGCCCACATTGCCTGACTTGGAGGACCTGAGGAGTCGGAAAACAAATCATTCATTTCAAGACTGGAAGCTCAgacattaattatttattttttggccaGAAAACATACCCATGAAAGCAATGCCGTGCTTATGGAGCAGCTCGGGAAGTTTGGGGTTCTCTGAAGCGTGACCCCATCCAGCCCACACGGCCTGTTAGATCGCAAAGCAGGAATTAGCTACTTCATCCCAATACGGTGCAGAGGAAAAAGGGGCGTTACCTGCACAGGTATTCGTTTAGCGATGTCCAAAATGAGTTCCACATTGGCATAGTTGTTATTGTTAGTCCCTCCTGGCACAGGCACGTAATGATCTGCCATTTTGATGTATTCTGAAGAGCGAGGAAACAAACATGTCACGTTTCCATGAGATTTCAACAGATGTTAAATTCATGCATGGTTACCAGCATTGGCCTTCAGGTCCTCCGGGGTCACCATCACCACAAAGCGGATTGCCCGTTCGTTCCGAAACATCTCGTAAGCCCAGCGGCGAATGGAGCGCATGCACTTGACGGCGGCGATTCCATTGTTAGCGATAAGCACCTGAAAAAGCAAAAGAGAACAGAAGTAGTCCAAACATGCCACACGATTAAAGGGCAAAAGATTAGAAGAGAGGCCAAGGGAGGTTTACCTTTTCAATGACCTTGTTTCCACCAAAACGTGTAACAAACTCAGCAGGAGACGCCACGGTGAAGTCCCTCTGCAGATCAATGCGCCGGCGATCGCGGTTTTGCTTCATCAAGTGCAGCCCGGACATGCTCGGCCTGTTTTAAGAAGCGCATGACAAAGAAAAAACTcagttcttattttttttaagacttGGATTTTGCACCCGTGCACCGTTGGCCGCTAGTTTCAGTGCCGTTGAcagcgataggcgtccaattcattttgcatGAATGTTTATGGTGGTCAATGGCACTGAGTGAGTTAACAGGCAAACCTGGCAAGCTCTTGAGCTCAAGCTCCTCCCAGTGGGAGGGCAATCGGGGTGAGCCGAGGGAGTGCCAATGCCAGAGTTCGCTTGTTTGGCTGGTTTTTGtggcctgatgttttttttgcatcattgcAACACGAGTGAATAGACACTTTTGCTGGATAGAGACTGGGATTGAACTCCATCTATGGGGCAAAAGGTTACAATTATTCAGGCCGGTGAACGTTTTAACTGTGGGAGAGGGCAAAAACAAGTTGGATTTTCTTTAACCGTCCTCCAGAAGGCAAAACGGAGCATTTAAAGCAGATTTGCACTCTATGCTTGGATGACATAACAGCTTTGATCAAAAGCCACCTGAAGCTTAAAGGCCACATTATTTATCAAACTGTGAATACCACCATTGACGAGGCAGATGGGACATTCATAAATATGTTTTGCTCATGCCCTAGGGCAACAGAGAGGAGCTCTTTTCAGCAGCGACGAGCCAGTGAAACCACATTTTTCACACGTGTTGCAAAAGAGGCAAGCCATACACGTGAAACTTCGAGTGGGCCTCAAAGTCTGACACAAGTGTTACATTGGAAGCTTCATTTTGCGTATTACAAGGGAACATAAACTGACAAAATGATTCTGCTTAGTGTGTAATTACGAAATGTTAGGAATTTGAGAAATGAGGGCTTAGTTTGAAATGATACCTTCAAAAATGTATAGGTAAAATATGCACTGACTTCaatatatttactgttttttcatCATAATAATGATCTGCCATTTGAGAATCAATTCAGTTCCAGAATTTGTACTGGACGTCCATCTTTTCCAATGGAAGCCATGAAATAAACCGCACAGACCCCAAAAAGGGACCATTAATTACAATCAATCACCTCAGATTGTGCGCAGAGCCATCAGCGTTCTCGTAGCTAACGTCATTAGTGCTATCGGAGCTCCCAGACGACGGCGACAAGGATCGTCCCTCTTTGTCCCCCGTCTGCGCGTCCAGCTTCCCTTGGACTTCATCTTCTGAGTTCTCCTCGGAAACCGATCCCACGATGAAGTGGGAATGTGCCACCGCTAAAGACGGGTGCTTCTTGGCGCCATCTTGCTGCTGTGCCATGCCTGGGTGATGCACGCAGGCTGCAACCACTGGAAGGATGGAAGCAACAAGCAGTCAGTGTGCAAACAAGCATTGTTGCTAAACTAGCTTGCTTGAAACTAGAGGACAGTATTGAAATAGTTGTTGCAAGATCATAACCCATAAATGTGGCCAGTCTCATTTTTTTAGCATGGCAAGGCTTGAATGAGAACATGGAGTGAACTTGATTTTCATATCTGACTACACTGATGGATTGAGTTTAGCTTGTAAAATATATGAAAGCTAAAAGAAGTCTCAACCTATCAAAGTCGccccaaaataaaaacttttttttaaagtgatctGAATTCACATCCAGTCCAACTGGTCACACTTGCCTATGATCATCTAATCCCCCCCATCACTCCCCCCTTCAGCAAGTGGACCATTGCTGCTCCAACTTAAGTGATGACCCTTGTTTAACTACCAACTACAGTGACTGAAAGGACCAGAAAAACAAGCATAGCAGTGCGATCAGTTCAAAAACCGAGAAGGCTAAGTCAAATCGGCCAAAATGTCAACTCTGAGTAACTACTACGGATTTTAGCACCTTATTTATAAACACTTGCTAGCCAGGAGACTAAAGATCACGGATACAGTCTCCGATCTAAATGTACTAGTATTCTTCTGGGCGCATTAGATGATGGAAGGTCCGATTAGGCGTCTTGTACCTACGTCAAGTCAACTCACCGGTGGAGAGAAACCGGCACGCAATCCTGAAGAAGTGAGTCGAGTTGAAGATCTAAATGAATTAGCGGCGTCTCGGAGACATGTCTGCTTTCACATCACATCATGATGAGGTCACACTTGTCCGACCGGAGGCTTTAACGAGCAGAGTGTGGGGTGATGTGACGATCCACGAGCAGGTTACTTTTGTGCATTCCCCTCTGACCTCCACTTCCGACATAGAAACACGCCAGATACAAACCACTCCGCCTTTAAAATGGCGATCAGAAGGGCGCTTTAGTTTCTCCTCATGATAATAAAAGCATAATGGCGTTTTGATACTATCCTATGTATCGATCGGTACCATCTTTATCATTTGGTGGCATTTGAGATTGTTGTAATGGAGATGAATTAATGAACAACGGGTCTAGTTATCGTAGATCTAGAGTTCTAGACGAAGGTGTCAGGCTGATGACCAATCAAATAGTAGAGGCGTTCCTGTGGGCGGGGTTATGACGCCAACCAGGAAGTGGTGGCCTCCGCTCGCATGAAAAAGCATGTCAAGTCGAGTTCACTTGAATTTTACAAAAAGAGATTAACTATACATTGAACATGTTGGAAAGCATGTTTAAaccattatttattaatattacaATTAAATATAATTGTTTTAAGAAGTGCGTGTTTTCACCATGTTCCCAAACTTAATGAACAGCTCCAATACAACTACTTGTGTATATATTTGATAAGTGAAACTAGTCCCACACATTGAAAACTGCATCTTATATCCGCATACATTTAGTGGTCATAAAATTATGACTAGAGGATATGTACAGTGCGATTTTAACCCACTAGATGGCTATAAAGTCCCTCAGTAAGCTCTCTGGAAAGCAAGCCcatgatttattttcagtgTAAGAAATTGTTATTATGTTTTCTAGGTGCCAAAAaacccacaaacacacacacacacacatacacacactggcCGTCAAAGTAGTGAGGCAAAGCAAATGTCAGAGAACTATGATATTTATTGTAAATTG
The nucleotide sequence above comes from Stigmatopora argus isolate UIUO_Sarg chromosome 22, RoL_Sarg_1.0, whole genome shotgun sequence. Encoded proteins:
- the acaca gene encoding acetyl-CoA carboxylase 1 isoform X4 codes for the protein MAQQQDGAKKHPSLAVAHSHFIVGSVSEENSEDEVQGKLDAQTGDKEGRSLSPSSGSSDSTNDVSYENADGSAHNLRPSMSGLHLMKQNRDRRRIDLQRDFTVASPAEFVTRFGGNKVIEKVLIANNGIAAVKCMRSIRRWAYEMFRNERAIRFVVMVTPEDLKANAEYIKMADHYVPVPGGTNNNNYANVELILDIAKRIPVQAVWAGWGHASENPKLPELLHKHGIAFMGPPSQAMWALGDKIASSIVAQTAGIPTLPWSGTGLSVEWSEVNQKKRIINVPHDVYERGCIHHVDGGLKASEKVGYPVMVKASGGGGGKGIRKVNCADDFPNLFRQVQAEVPGSPVFVMQLAKHARHLEVQILADQYGNAISLFGRDCSVQRRHQKIIEEAPATIATSDVFEDMEKCAVKLAKMVGYVSAGTVEYLYSQDGSFYFLELNPRLQVEHPCTEMVADVNLPAAQLQIAMGIPLYRIKDIRMLYGTQPWGDSRIDFEGLSTVASPRGHVIAARITSENPDEGFKPSSGTVQELNFRSNKNVWGYFSVAAAGGLHEFADSQFGHCFSWGENREEAISNMVVALKELSIRGDFRTTVEYLIKLLETESFQHNSIDTGWLDRLISEKMQAERPDTMLGLVSGALHVADVNLRNSVSIFLHSLERGQVLPAHTLLNTVDVELIYEGIKYVLTVTRQSPNSYVLIMNNSTVEVDVHRLSDGGLLLSYDGSSYTTYMKEEVDRYRITIGNRTCVFEKENDPSLLRSPSAGKIMQYTVEDGGHVFSGQCYAEIEVMKMVMTLTATESGCIHYVKRAGASLEPGCVIAKLQLDDPSRVQQAELHTGILPSTQAVALRGEKLHRVFHNTLDHLVHVMSGYCLPEPFFGTKLKEWVERLMKTMRDPSLPLLELQDIMTSVSGRIPPAVEKAIKKEMAQYASNITSVLCQFPSQQIANILDSHAATLNKKSEREVFFMNTQSIVQLVQKYRSGIRGYMKAVVIDLLRQYLKVEIQFQNGHYDKCVFALREENKGDMANVLNYIFSHAQVTKKNLLVTMLIDQLCGRDPTLTEELMAMLTEFTQLSKTTNAKVALRARQVLIASHLPSYELRHNQVESIFLSAIDMYGHQFCIENLQKLILSETSIFDVLPNFFYHSNQVVRMAALEVYVRRAYIAYELNSVQHRQLKDNTCIVEFQFMLPTSHPNRGNIPTLNRRMSHPSFLDILNAQNASNLESPDRMSFSSNLNHYGMVHSVNDVLLDTAFTPPCQRMGAMVSFPTFQEFSKNITDVLSCFTDSPPPSPTFPEGGSPVLYGEEDNKSAQEEPIHILNVAIKTDSDMDDESLAAMFREFNQSKKSLLFEHGIRRLTFLVAQEREFPKFFTFRARDKFVEDRIYRHLEPALAFQLELNRMRNFALTAIPCANHKMHLYLGAARVEVGAEVTDYRFFVRAIIRHSDLVTKEASFEYLHNEAERLLLEAMDELEVAFNNTTVRTDCNHIFLNFVPTVIMDPSKIEESVRSMVMRYGSRLWKLRVLQAELKINIRLTPTGEQIPIRLFLTNESGYYLDISLYKEVTDSQTGQIMFQDYGEKQGPLNGMLINTPYVTKDLLQSKRFQAQSLGTTYVYDFPEMFRQALKKLWHSTQAHAFLPNCPLPSELLTFTELVLDAQGQLVQMNRLPGGNEIGMVAWRMTLRTPEYPAARDVVVISNDITHKIGSFGPQEDILFLRASEMARECGIPRIYIAANSGARIGLAEEIRHMFHVAWQDPADPYKGFKYLYLTPQDYKKVSALNSVHCEHVEDEGESRYKITDIIGKDEGLGVENLKGSGMIAGESSAAYEEIITMNLVTCRAIGIGAYLVRLGQRTIQVDNSHIILTGAGALNKVLGREVYTSNNQLGGIQIMHNNGVTHSTVCDDFEGVFTLLEWLSYMPKCKFSPVPILSAKDPIHRLVEFVPTKAPYDPRWMLAGRPNQSPKGSWQSGFFDHGSFIEMMQPWAQSVVVGRARLGGIPTGVVAVETRSVELSIPADPANLDSEAKIIQQAGQVWFPDSAFKTAQAIKDLNREGLPLFVFANWRGFSGGMKDMYDQVLKFGAYIVDGLREYKQPVLVYIPPQAELRGGSWVVIDPTINPRHMEMYADKDSRGGVLEPEGTVEIKFRRKDLVKTMRRVDPIYMSLAERLGTPELSAPDRKELETKLKEREEFLSPIYHQVAVQFADLHDTPGRMQEKGVITDILEWQTSRQFFYWRLRRLLLEDTAKRKIHEANGDLTDGQIQAMLRRWFVEAEGTVKAYLWDNNEEVVGWLERQLAEDEGARSVVDENIKYIRRDHILKQIRSFVQANPEVAMDSIVHMTQHISPTQRAEVVRILSTMETSASS